From a region of the Leptospira kmetyi serovar Malaysia str. Bejo-Iso9 genome:
- a CDS encoding MarR family winged helix-turn-helix transcriptional regulator, whose protein sequence is MKEKITKESIDAWAAGLKFYTAASAKIESDLAKSKAISLTWYDVLYSVYMKPKKRSRMSDIAREIILSKSALTRSVDKLVAEGFLKRERSEEDAREFIVEITSSGTQALREAWPIYGNGIVEHYASKLTLKETNELLRIFRKLNETKF, encoded by the coding sequence ATGAAGGAAAAAATTACGAAAGAATCGATCGATGCCTGGGCCGCCGGTCTGAAGTTTTATACGGCCGCCTCCGCCAAAATCGAGTCGGATCTCGCGAAATCGAAGGCGATTTCCCTGACATGGTACGACGTTCTCTATTCGGTTTATATGAAGCCGAAAAAACGATCGAGGATGTCCGATATAGCGCGCGAAATCATTCTCAGCAAAAGCGCGTTGACTCGGTCCGTGGATAAACTCGTCGCGGAAGGTTTTTTAAAAAGGGAAAGAAGCGAAGAAGACGCACGGGAATTTATCGTAGAGATCACGTCTTCGGGAACTCAGGCGCTCCGAGAGGCTTGGCCGATCTATGGAAACGGAATCGTCGAACACTACGCGTCCAAACTTACCCTCAAGGAAACGAACGAACTTCTTAGAATTTTCAGAAAACTGAATGAAACAAAATTCTAA
- a CDS encoding LuxR C-terminal-related transcriptional regulator has product MKTKNIKIGIVENDENYKNQILKVLESVPGVEEILHWESAESFWKDPKGSSLDIVFLDIMLPGMNGVDLAAKLSERNPSVNKIMLSNMNSDELIYNSLRYGAIGYILKSELKDIIDVIDTVLRGGAIITPTIAFRVLNNFKLKKVGDGIKLTNKEKQILDHMVTGKTINRVAEFLGVSKYTIQHHVKNIYKKLNVHNRAELVKKASDFGLLPLSGSGIGEN; this is encoded by the coding sequence ATGAAAACCAAAAACATCAAAATCGGAATCGTGGAAAACGACGAAAACTATAAAAATCAAATCCTAAAGGTTTTGGAATCCGTTCCGGGCGTGGAGGAAATCCTTCATTGGGAATCAGCGGAATCGTTTTGGAAAGATCCCAAAGGAAGTTCCTTGGACATCGTCTTTTTGGATATCATGCTTCCGGGCATGAACGGAGTCGATCTCGCCGCGAAACTTTCGGAAAGAAATCCTTCGGTCAATAAGATCATGTTGAGCAATATGAACTCGGACGAACTTATCTACAATTCGCTTCGATACGGAGCGATCGGTTATATTCTCAAATCGGAACTCAAAGACATCATCGATGTAATCGATACCGTTCTTCGCGGCGGGGCGATCATCACTCCGACCATCGCCTTTCGCGTTTTGAACAACTTCAAACTCAAAAAAGTCGGAGACGGAATCAAACTTACGAACAAGGAAAAACAGATCTTGGATCATATGGTCACGGGTAAAACGATCAACCGGGTCGCGGAATTCCTCGGCGTTAGCAAATACACGATCCAACATCACGTAAAGAATATATACAAAAAATTGAATGTTCATAATAGGGCCGAACTCGTCAAAAAAGCCAGCGATTTCGGTCTTCTTCCCTTATCCGGATCGGGAATAGGAGAAAATTAA
- a CDS encoding helix-turn-helix domain-containing protein, giving the protein MWMGEIIREVLYFGSGLAFLVAFQKLLAVTNPRENRLLALLFSSLGIILFTSSNVIGEVDQKYPHSIFLLLTSFSMIGPLTLLYTHSLLYPNQTLNRDIRIHFILPSVFLILEILFFTRPSADVILDLKEFREIRYGHFLAISFLITTATTTAYFFARYRMLLTVFEIPEIRTQIRFIFILATITMIAMYCLVFGFMGGMDFLFSIGALLVAWIVVLLFLAPARYPDFFAPLTKEVRKRKYEKSLLIGIDLPLLELRIEELMRDKKLYRDPELTLTALSDDLGVKPYQLTEFLNDRLQTGFYGYINRYRIEEAVSLLNENPEQDILSICYFVGFNSKSSFNDSFRKITGKTPSQSRKKEIV; this is encoded by the coding sequence ATGTGGATGGGCGAGATCATACGCGAGGTCCTTTATTTCGGAAGCGGACTTGCGTTTCTGGTCGCGTTTCAAAAATTACTGGCCGTTACCAATCCGAGAGAAAACCGCTTATTGGCTCTTTTATTTTCCTCGCTCGGAATCATTCTGTTCACTTCCTCGAACGTGATCGGAGAAGTGGATCAAAAATATCCACATTCCATTTTTCTACTACTGACTTCCTTTTCCATGATCGGCCCTCTTACGTTGCTTTATACTCATTCCTTGCTTTATCCGAATCAAACCCTAAACAGAGACATTCGAATTCACTTCATTCTTCCGAGCGTCTTTCTGATCTTGGAGATCCTATTTTTCACGCGCCCTTCGGCGGACGTGATTCTCGACTTGAAGGAATTCAGGGAGATTCGATACGGACATTTTCTCGCGATTTCCTTTTTGATCACCACAGCGACAACGACCGCGTATTTTTTCGCAAGATATAGAATGCTTTTGACCGTATTCGAAATTCCTGAAATTCGCACACAGATCCGTTTCATTTTTATTTTGGCGACGATTACGATGATCGCGATGTATTGTCTCGTATTCGGATTTATGGGAGGAATGGACTTTTTATTTTCGATCGGCGCGTTACTCGTCGCTTGGATCGTGGTTCTTCTATTCTTGGCTCCCGCGCGTTATCCCGATTTTTTCGCGCCCTTAACCAAGGAAGTCCGCAAAAGAAAATACGAAAAATCTTTGTTAATCGGAATCGACCTCCCGCTTCTCGAACTCAGAATCGAAGAATTGATGCGGGACAAAAAACTCTATAGAGATCCGGAACTTACGTTAACCGCTCTTTCGGACGATCTCGGAGTCAAGCCCTACCAATTGACCGAATTCTTAAACGATCGTCTTCAAACCGGGTTTTATGGTTACATAAACCGATACAGAATCGAGGAAGCGGTTTCGTTGTTAAACGAAAACCCGGAACAGGACATTCTTTCCATCTGTTATTTCGTGGGATTCAATTCGAAGTCTTCGTTTAACGATTCGTTTCGAAAGATTACCGGAAAAACTCCGAGCCAATCCAGAAAAAAGGAAATCGTATAA
- a CDS encoding helix-turn-helix domain-containing protein gives MSKTETKPPVFDLAEALPAKKDPLFYAGRLEDLPPSFREYDSSHRHTYFALFFFREGKGTHTIDFREMPIEPNALFFLKPGQVHSWNFLKPVRGYALKISPEFYSELGETMNALREFPFFSFENDLPKISIEDPQRLSSDFQRLAEEHGSSSDPRMLFALIQVILHQVKKEYENASRILGNGRNSSIAVSFQGLLEEHFLKERNTNFYSRKLGIAPNTLNRICHDSLGKSVKSVIHERVTLEIKRLLLHSNLNITQISYELGFEDIAYFSRYFKLRSGFSPEKFRESRTKNTTK, from the coding sequence ATGTCTAAAACGGAAACCAAACCTCCCGTATTCGATCTTGCGGAAGCGCTTCCCGCAAAAAAAGATCCGTTGTTTTACGCGGGTCGTTTGGAGGATCTCCCGCCTTCGTTTCGGGAATACGACAGCTCTCATAGGCATACGTACTTCGCGCTTTTTTTCTTTCGGGAAGGAAAGGGAACTCACACGATCGACTTTCGCGAAATGCCGATCGAACCGAACGCGTTATTCTTTTTAAAACCGGGGCAGGTTCATTCTTGGAATTTTTTAAAACCGGTGCGAGGTTACGCTCTTAAGATTTCTCCGGAATTTTATTCCGAACTCGGAGAAACGATGAACGCTCTGCGAGAATTTCCTTTTTTCTCCTTTGAAAACGATCTTCCAAAAATCTCCATCGAAGACCCTCAGAGACTGAGTTCCGATTTTCAAAGATTGGCGGAAGAACACGGAAGTTCCTCGGATCCCAGGATGTTGTTCGCTTTGATTCAGGTGATTCTTCATCAAGTCAAAAAGGAATACGAGAACGCATCGAGGATTTTGGGAAACGGCAGAAATTCTTCGATTGCGGTTTCGTTTCAGGGTTTGCTCGAGGAACATTTTTTAAAAGAACGGAATACGAACTTCTATTCCAGAAAACTCGGAATCGCCCCGAACACCCTCAATCGGATCTGTCACGATTCTCTCGGTAAGTCCGTCAAGTCGGTGATACACGAAAGGGTAACTCTCGAAATCAAACGTCTTCTTTTACACTCGAATTTGAATATTACACAAATTTCATACGAATTGGGTTTTGAAGACATCGCCTATTTCAGCCGCTACTTTAAACTTAGGTCCGGATTTTCCCCGGAAAAGTTTCGGGAATCGCGGACGAAAAACACAACAAAATAG
- a CDS encoding MBL fold metallo-hydrolase translates to MKKNKQLPPKLIAILRSIRAISIVFFTFSIVFNVLTCISLNASNEREERIRASRNWKDGKFINPQPLINDIGDSILAMFFKDEHASPKNPIDYEKTNTSVLLSEPASGLRVTWFGHSSTLVEIDGTKVLTDPIWSDRTSPLSWIGPKRWYDAPLSFRDLPDINAVVISHNHYDHLDRQTALLLNEKGVIFVVPLGVASHLIDWGISNSKIRELDWWEETKIGNLKIVCTPARHASGRSLFDKDEHLWAGYALVGDKHRVYYSGDTGLFPAMKEIGNKYGPFDLTMIETGQYNQAWPDWHIGPEQAVIAHTMVNGKKMLPVHWALFELASHSWTEPIERVLAKAKELNVDVATPKPGQSFEPEIKKEFSRWWPDLPWKTAKENPIVSTQTE, encoded by the coding sequence TCTCGATCGTGTTCAACGTTCTTACCTGCATCAGTTTGAACGCGTCGAACGAAAGAGAGGAAAGAATCCGCGCTTCTCGAAATTGGAAGGACGGCAAATTCATAAATCCTCAACCGTTGATAAACGACATCGGCGACAGTATTCTTGCGATGTTTTTTAAGGACGAACACGCAAGTCCCAAAAATCCGATCGACTACGAAAAAACGAACACCTCAGTTTTGTTAAGCGAACCGGCAAGCGGACTCAGAGTCACTTGGTTCGGACATTCCTCCACTCTCGTCGAAATCGACGGGACAAAAGTTCTGACCGATCCGATCTGGTCCGATCGTACTTCTCCCTTGAGTTGGATCGGACCGAAACGTTGGTATGACGCTCCTCTCTCCTTTCGCGATCTTCCCGATATAAACGCGGTCGTAATCTCGCACAATCATTACGATCACCTCGATCGTCAAACTGCGCTTTTGTTAAACGAAAAGGGAGTTATCTTTGTGGTCCCGCTCGGAGTCGCAAGTCATCTGATCGATTGGGGAATTTCAAATTCTAAAATTCGAGAATTGGATTGGTGGGAAGAAACGAAGATCGGAAACTTAAAGATCGTATGTACTCCCGCAAGACACGCATCGGGTCGTTCTCTTTTCGACAAGGACGAACATCTCTGGGCGGGTTACGCTCTTGTCGGAGACAAACATCGAGTTTATTATTCCGGGGACACGGGTTTGTTTCCCGCGATGAAGGAAATCGGAAACAAATACGGTCCTTTCGATTTAACGATGATCGAAACCGGTCAATACAATCAAGCGTGGCCGGATTGGCATATCGGACCCGAACAAGCCGTGATCGCACACACGATGGTAAACGGAAAAAAGATGTTGCCCGTGCACTGGGCCTTGTTCGAACTCGCGTCCCATTCTTGGACGGAGCCGATCGAAAGGGTTTTGGCAAAGGCGAAAGAATTGAACGTCGACGTCGCGACTCCGAAACCGGGTCAAAGCTTCGAACCGGAAATCAAAAAAGAATTCTCCCGTTGGTGGCCCGATCTTCCTTGGAAAACCGCAAAGGAGAATCCGATCGTATCCACTCAAACCGAATGA
- a CDS encoding hybrid sensor histidine kinase/response regulator — MRNERNTVRSALGFFLFLSLSILSCGQFVYPEIPPKVVQGVLDLGSKWDFDSMGPLSLEGDWGFSWKKLYSDLSDVREKHPAQYANVPDAWNNYPQDENGNGYPSFGYATYEMKILLDEPRSDMAIKMLEASTSYNIYVNGQKVLSSGIVGRTKEESKPLYRPAVSAPIRLDTSNELVIEVSNFAHSKGGVWAKVWIGKHSELSTLRERTIWLDLFITGGLFIGVLYHFSLFSLLRRELSHLFFALIGIVAIVRIVLTGERLLFTLFPDFDFALSYRLEILSVYIGGSILALFIRSIFPNEFDKKAAYAFVFGFSVLSLIVVATELSFYSRTLPVFSLLVFTECIYIVYVLIRAISNRRIGAWIGLMICILLFMIVTNDLLYANMIINTSYFISYGISLFFIAQAFIISKQFAISYYLSQKLSSDLQRSNDRLISLDKLKDEFLATTSHELRTPLQGIIGIADSLKRGAGGELSSFMESQLRMIVSSGQRLANLVNDIQDFSKLKHSDLNLRRIPVDIKQAADFTLELNRVNVDASKLVLLNEIENDFPPLLADEDRLQQILQNLIGNAIKFTETGSVRVSAKVLDDRYAEISVTDTGIGIPYDQQERIFEFFERIHGGDLSVAGGTGLGLTISRALVSLHGGELNVESAVQKGSRFYFTIPLSKEGKNPSKTNPNSKSKRQSRLTISSKNGSRTNDNGDVLHKTDTGETNQQNSKIRILVVDDEPVNLEVIRNYLSLSNIESVLVKSGNEALEILKTNSDFKAVILDVMMPRMSGLEVAREIRNHFGPLELPILMLSAKNRDADLISALNAGANDYLVKPFDFEQLMNRITNLLDLIQGHKNRIEHENDKREAIHKVRQKINIDLHDHLGAKLIDLKFLSEELLSGKIKPDQNLIEKIHGTVNQSIGMLREQMLKIEDLNLVSENFITGVNLVLLRRYSDAGREIDFQNEEELIQLFESHRDENALMEFFGIINEVATNDLKYGKGISSWKFSLINHEILMEMNSESDYALSNNRTGRGTENLIQRSAKLEGKMEISLLENVYSIRLKIKTNRFLAV, encoded by the coding sequence ATGCGGAATGAGAGAAATACGGTCCGAAGCGCTTTAGGATTCTTTCTTTTTCTTTCGCTTTCCATTCTCTCCTGCGGCCAATTCGTTTATCCCGAAATACCTCCCAAAGTCGTTCAAGGAGTTTTGGATCTCGGGTCCAAATGGGATTTCGACTCCATGGGTCCTCTGAGTTTGGAAGGAGACTGGGGTTTCTCTTGGAAAAAATTATATTCGGATCTTTCCGATGTGCGTGAAAAACATCCCGCTCAATACGCGAACGTTCCAGACGCTTGGAACAATTATCCTCAAGATGAGAACGGAAACGGATATCCGAGTTTCGGTTACGCGACATACGAAATGAAAATCCTACTCGACGAACCTCGATCGGATATGGCGATCAAGATGTTGGAAGCGTCGACTTCGTATAATATTTATGTGAACGGTCAAAAAGTTTTATCCAGCGGAATCGTGGGACGAACCAAAGAGGAAAGTAAACCTTTATATCGTCCCGCGGTGAGCGCTCCGATTCGTTTGGATACATCGAACGAACTCGTGATCGAAGTTTCCAACTTTGCACATTCCAAAGGAGGGGTTTGGGCCAAGGTCTGGATCGGAAAACATTCGGAACTTTCCACACTGAGGGAAAGAACGATCTGGCTCGATCTTTTTATTACGGGCGGATTGTTCATCGGAGTCCTTTATCATTTCAGTTTATTCTCCCTTTTGCGAAGAGAACTATCCCATTTGTTCTTTGCTCTGATCGGAATCGTTGCGATCGTACGAATCGTTCTTACCGGGGAACGTTTGCTTTTTACTTTGTTTCCGGATTTCGATTTCGCTCTCAGTTATCGTTTGGAAATTCTTTCGGTTTATATCGGAGGTTCCATTCTCGCGTTGTTTATCAGATCCATCTTTCCGAACGAGTTCGATAAGAAAGCGGCTTACGCTTTCGTGTTCGGTTTTTCCGTTTTATCTTTGATCGTTGTAGCGACGGAACTCTCGTTTTATTCTAGAACTCTTCCCGTATTCAGTCTTTTGGTTTTCACGGAATGTATTTACATCGTCTATGTTTTGATCCGCGCGATCTCGAATCGGCGTATCGGCGCTTGGATCGGTCTGATGATCTGCATCCTTTTGTTTATGATCGTCACAAACGATCTTCTCTATGCGAATATGATCATAAACACGAGCTACTTTATCTCTTACGGTATTTCCCTATTCTTCATCGCTCAGGCGTTCATCATCTCGAAACAATTCGCGATTTCGTATTATCTTTCTCAAAAACTTTCTTCCGATCTTCAAAGATCGAACGATCGACTGATTTCTTTGGATAAACTCAAGGACGAATTTCTCGCAACCACTTCCCACGAGTTGAGAACCCCGTTGCAAGGCATTATAGGAATCGCGGATTCTTTAAAACGCGGAGCCGGTGGAGAACTTTCATCCTTTATGGAAAGTCAGCTGAGGATGATCGTTTCCAGCGGTCAACGTCTTGCCAATTTGGTAAACGACATCCAGGACTTTTCCAAACTCAAACACAGCGATCTCAATTTAAGAAGAATCCCCGTCGATATAAAACAGGCGGCGGACTTCACTCTCGAACTCAATCGCGTAAACGTGGACGCGTCCAAACTCGTTTTGTTAAACGAAATCGAAAACGATTTCCCTCCTCTTTTGGCGGACGAGGACAGACTTCAGCAGATTCTCCAAAATTTAATCGGAAATGCGATCAAGTTTACGGAAACGGGAAGCGTTCGAGTAAGCGCGAAAGTTTTGGACGATCGTTACGCGGAAATCAGCGTAACGGACACGGGCATTGGAATTCCGTACGATCAACAGGAAAGAATCTTCGAATTCTTTGAAAGAATCCACGGAGGAGATTTAAGCGTCGCAGGCGGAACGGGACTCGGTCTTACGATCAGCCGCGCCCTCGTGTCCTTGCACGGCGGCGAACTCAACGTCGAATCCGCCGTTCAAAAAGGTTCTCGTTTTTACTTTACGATCCCTCTTTCAAAGGAGGGTAAGAATCCCTCCAAAACGAATCCAAACTCGAAATCAAAACGACAAAGTCGCTTAACAATTTCCTCTAAAAACGGATCGAGGACAAACGACAACGGAGACGTTTTGCACAAAACGGACACCGGGGAAACAAACCAACAAAATTCTAAGATAAGAATTCTCGTTGTGGACGACGAACCCGTAAATTTAGAAGTCATACGCAATTATCTTTCTCTCAGCAACATAGAATCGGTTCTCGTCAAAAGCGGAAACGAGGCTCTGGAAATTCTCAAAACGAATTCCGATTTCAAAGCGGTGATCTTGGACGTGATGATGCCTCGTATGTCCGGTTTGGAAGTGGCCCGAGAAATCAGAAACCACTTCGGCCCTCTCGAACTTCCGATTCTTATGTTATCCGCTAAGAACAGGGACGCGGATCTGATCTCCGCGCTGAACGCGGGCGCAAACGATTATCTCGTCAAACCCTTCGACTTCGAACAACTCATGAACCGGATCACCAATCTTCTCGATCTTATTCAAGGTCATAAGAATCGAATCGAACACGAGAACGATAAACGAGAAGCGATTCACAAGGTCAGACAAAAAATCAACATCGATCTGCACGATCACTTAGGCGCGAAACTTATCGATTTGAAATTCTTATCCGAAGAATTGCTCAGCGGCAAAATCAAACCGGATCAAAACCTGATCGAAAAGATTCACGGAACGGTCAATCAATCGATCGGAATGCTTCGGGAACAGATGTTGAAGATCGAAGACTTAAACCTCGTTTCCGAAAATTTCATCACGGGCGTAAATCTCGTTCTTCTTAGAAGATATTCGGACGCGGGAAGAGAAATCGATTTTCAAAACGAAGAGGAATTGATTCAACTTTTCGAATCGCATCGGGACGAAAACGCTCTGATGGAATTCTTCGGAATCATCAACGAGGTCGCGACCAACGATCTCAAATACGGAAAAGGGATTTCGAGCTGGAAATTCTCTTTAATAAATCATGAAATTCTAATGGAGATGAATTCGGAATCGGACTACGCACTTTCCAACAACCGAACTGGCCGCGGAACGGAGAATCTAATCCAGAGATCCGCCAAACTCGAAGGAAAGATGGAAATCTCCCTTTTGGAAAACGTATATTCTATTCGATTAAAAATAAAGACGAACCGTTTTTTAGCGGTATAA
- a CDS encoding DoxX family protein, translated as MIDKFFQTETSWILTSIRIALGVVMLPHGAQKLLGWFGGFGFSATMGFFTSQGIPSLFAFLVIVAEFFGALGLIFGFCTKLSALGIGLTMLGAAIFVREHGFFMNWFGTQGGEGFEYHILAIAMSVALLIGGGGAFSLDALIADKLK; from the coding sequence ATGATCGATAAATTCTTTCAAACGGAAACGAGCTGGATTCTTACCTCGATAAGAATCGCGTTAGGCGTCGTTATGCTTCCTCACGGCGCCCAGAAATTATTGGGCTGGTTCGGAGGTTTCGGTTTTAGCGCTACGATGGGATTTTTTACTTCTCAGGGAATTCCTTCTCTTTTTGCGTTTCTTGTGATCGTCGCGGAGTTCTTCGGAGCGCTCGGATTGATTTTCGGATTCTGCACAAAACTTTCCGCGTTGGGAATCGGCTTGACGATGTTAGGCGCCGCGATCTTCGTTCGGGAACACGGATTCTTTATGAACTGGTTCGGAACACAGGGCGGAGAAGGTTTCGAATACCACATTCTTGCGATCGCGATGTCGGTGGCGCTTTTGATCGGAGGAGGCGGAGCATTCTCCCTGGACGCGTTGATCGCGGACAAGCTCAAATAA